The segment GTTGCTACCTGTGTTGTATAAAGACTATATATATTTTGCAGTCATGACTGCTCAGCTCTGAAGATCTGTGGCTGTAGAATCAGTAATATCTTTTAAATCTCAAAGTATCCCTATTTTAAAGACATGAGGCAAAGGTTTGTGTTGGTTTGACTgactttgtgttattttatgatCATGTGAATCATCATTTTTCATAAAGTCTGTCTTAGAATAATGTCCACAGTATAAAGTCATATTGTTATTACAGTTGTCACAAAAGTGTAGATGTTTCAATTTCCACCTTTCTGAATTGCTTCACATTACTGAACATGTAATCCAAAGACTCATTATTATTGCCATGTCTCATAAATAGATGTTTACCACAACAGACTATCGCGGCCTGTGCGCTGTCATAGAAGACAGTGACTGACAACGTTTTTGCCCCTGATTTGGCCGAGGACCACCTGCGTCCTGTCACGGCAGGCGAGGAGCTGCAACACAGAAAGTCACTGTGGTGAAGTAACGCTTTCTGTCCCATCTAACATTACTAAGTCCTGCTCATCAAACTTTGATGAGGCCAGTTAAGCAGCAGGCCGCAGGATCAGATAGATGTGCCATGAAACGGACAAAGTGCTCACAGAGCACCCCTGGAAACATCACAGACATCACTCATACACCTGAAGGGCCACAAACGCAAATCTGTAAGTTTAGAATATGAATATTCTCTCTGTAGTCTTCATTTGCATTCCCTGCTCAGCTTCCCGGGCATTAATAATCCACAGCTTCAGATCATCTTACTGACTCAGATTACACAGACTGAGCCAAGACTAAAGTGCAAGGGCTCCCTCACAATGACCTCctccaaagaaagaaaagaaaacatacagtagccAACTGCAACTGCTGAAACAGATTAACTGGAGtcatttttaacaataacaaacacagtACGCATGTTGGAGAAAAGACATGAGACCAGAACAAATTGAGGAAAACGTTCAATAAACAGGTCCAGAATCAGCAAATGATTAGATTGGAGAGATTTTAGAATGATGTCACACAGCACTCTGCACTCCttcatcaaaacacaaaaagagcaaatacatttcagaaaacCTCTGTTTCTCTATTGTGCAGACTCAAAATAAAGGCATACTGTATTCTAAATAAGTTACTCATGATATCGTGTGCACACTGCACAACACCATTCAAATGGTCACACCACTATtttttcacagctttaaaaaaaacaaaacagcatttcaCAGTGGTGCTGCGCAGAGGAAGTCTGCTGCTTCATTCTATTATAACTAAACCACTGAATGCTCCTTAAAATCTTACATCTGAATAGCTCACATCTACAGGAGGTCTCACACATCACAAACCTATTAAATAATATACACCATCTACAGCAGCATTACTGTGGTGGAAGCTATTAAATGGTGTGCAACTATTTATTGTATCTCTGTGAGTCAATTGAAAAACACATGATGAGGCAACGAATGTGACTGTTTCTCAACCGTGGATCCATGGACATGGAGCTCAATCAGCCGGGAGCCGTTCCTCTGAAAGTCTTGTATAAAAACAGTGCCATCAGTGTCCATGGTGGAAGGCACGTCGTGTGTTGGGCAGTTCATGGCTGGTGTTTCTCAGTCtgtgaggagcagagggagTCACTGTGAGGGCAGAGGGATGCCCCGGGGATCAGTAACCTGACCCTCTTGTAAGTTCTTCACCAGCTGGGTCAGCCAGCGTTTAGTGGTGGCGTCATCCTTTAAAACCTGCGCAAAGGTGGTGTCTTTGAGCTGGTCGGGGAGGCACTGTCGCAACGCTTCTCTGGCTCTGCACGGGAAGGAACAAACACGGGTTGGTCGTGGATATAATGGTCCTGTTACTGGTACACTGACAAAATAACCTATAGAGTAAGATTTATCTGATCTCACAGACCTCGTCCCCCCTTTCTCATAATCTTAGATCACAAAATGTTAATCTGCCTAAAATGCaatctactactactaataaaatttaaatagtttaaatgtatttcttaatGGTTGTGGTCCTGTCTCTGGACAATATGTTTAACTTAAAATGGCTAACGTCATCAAAGGCATTCCCATTGTTTCACTCTATGTGCTGCATTGCATTATGTCCCTAAAATTAGGAACTGCTTTTCGTGATACCTTGAGTTGTCAGACAGGCGGAGGTAGCAGCGCACTACATGCTTTAGCAGGCGGGCCGATGGCTCTTTGGACAGCTGGAGGACCATTTTACCCTGACACAAATAAAGAGCTTAAGCCAGAGAGAATAAGTAGATACAAATACATTATATTCTAATAATTTGAATAGAAGTGACTTACAAGAATCATAGCAACATGTGAAAAGCGCTCATATGTTTGACAGATGTAGGCCAGCCCCGTGTCGTCTAGGAGAATCTTCTGTAGTATGAAGGTTGCAACCTGAAAAAAATGACTCCATGTCAATTATGACACTACTGAACCTAACACTACTGAATctattagaaataataaagttagcTCAGAGTACTGTTTTGGACAGCTCGCTGCCAGATTCCATGATCCGAAGGCACAAGGGAATAATCTCTGTGGTCAACAGGAAGTTGATCACTTCCTGCTCATCTGTTTTCACCAAAGCACCTGGACAGATTTGACAAAAGGAACCAGTTAGACTGAAACAAGTTTAAGACATGATTTACATCAGCATCAGTTCAAGATCAGTAGGAATTGAGGATTTCTTACCTATGACTCCTAAGCTGGTCAGGCGGAGGTACTCAAACGGTCGTGTTTTACTCACTGTGTGCAAGAATGGGTAGAGGAAGAGTGGGATGTGTGCAGCTAGGAAGGCCGACCTATGAAGCATCAAATAGTTCACACTGATCAGTAGTCCTCGCAATTATTTGCTGAATGGAAGATTTCCATATTCCATATTTTCTGAGCGACTAATTTCAAACCCCATCCCtagaaaatgcacattttcactCAAATGTGATGATTCCCATCACGTGGTCAAGATCTAGATAACATGCCTCATTAGtttgttaaaactaaaaatcaTGTCCACATTTTCATATCTGACTAACTTGTAGAGGATTATTTGAGTGGCCAAGACCACTCAAACAGTAGAACATCGagttctacagtgtgttttgttgttattattgtctatactgtatgttattcttgtactgtgttttgtgtattgcCGTTGTGTAGATTttgttacttaatgttcaaatgttttctgtgtaatggctgctgtaACAtcaaaatttccccttggggatcaataaagtatctatctatctatctatctatctatctatctatctatcatatACTTACTAATTAACACTATTTGCTCCTGAGTGACAGAATACCTGTCGAGGAACCCTGGACATGAAATTTTGTTACCTCGTCTCAGGATGGGAGGCCACACACTGGAGGAGAGCCAGGGCGTTGCATACTCTGTTGGACTGGTGGGCTGTCAGGGTCGGGGGGTTGATTGATGGGTAGATGTTGACAATTTCCTAGCAGTTACAGAGAAGCAGATATAGATAAAGAATGAACCAGCATGCACAGTTTCTTTCCATTATATGTAACCCCAAAGCACATCACCAGCTCACCTGCAGCAGGGCGGCTATGGTGCCACAGGAGTGCCACAGCATGGGGGCCAGGTCTTGTACAGACTCCCTCTTCTTGCTGAGCTCCAGAAGGGCGTTTTCCCTGGTCTCTGGACTGGATAGCTCATTGATCCACTGGTAGACCTTCTCTCTGTCCACTTGAGCCAGTGCTGACGTTACAGCCTGTGGATCATatagaaaagcagcagcagcaacattacACCCTTTTCTCTGTTGGACAGAAGCACTGACCCACTtcaaatgtgtcagtgtgattCAGCTGCTGTAAGTTTCATCTGATTAACtccaaaacacagaattaaacTGAACTTTGTTTGGTACAGTTGACATGAGAGCTGGTTGTGGACACATTAAAGGACGTCAGATCAATGTAGTTGCAGCTCTCTTGTAACGTGACTGTgatttttgtgcatttcatcTTTGTTGACAACTGCACAGAATGAATTAGCTTCCAACACGTAAGCTAATAAGTTGACTATAAGATAATAGTAGTGTAAAGCTCACTCACTGCTCCTGTAGCTAACATAGTATGCGGCGCTTGGATTGAATCCAAAAAGAGCCctaattaaaacagttaaaaaggcttcaaaacaaaaactgaaaccaaaTATCTGCAGAAACTCTGAGAATGACTGGATCTACACCGGCGTAgattcttcttctgctgcttcctcctctgcttcctcttcttcttcgtctGTATTTGCGGTTCGCATGTAGTGGTATCAGTGCCCTCTACTGGCAGAGAAAGGGAAGTGACCTCACCTGGTACTaaattgttgtcattttaaatgtacttttaatgaGACATTTCACATTGATGCCTGTTTTAATTGCATgtctaatttattatttacatagcattttcaggtttttttcTCAAAACACTCAATTCAAGATGGTTTATACAAGAGGTTTTCAACAAAGTGAGAATATTAACAACAGGGGCTTCTGAATGTATGGCATATACATGTTATTTCAGCACTACAAAAGTTTAACTTTTGTCTCATCAGCCCTGCAGTTCTTTCAGTGTTGTTCTTTCATGACCTCCTGGATGAGTTGTGCTCTTGGAGTCGTTTTGGTCGGCCAGCCACAATGTTCACTTTTCCAGgttttctccatttgtggaTAACGGCTCTCACTTTGGTTCGCTGGAGTCCCAAAGGTTTAGACATGGTTTCTAATCCTTTCCAGACTGGTACGTGTCATCTACTTTGTTTCCCATTTGACCTTGGATTCCTTTTCAcctaataaatgaaatcatcatttGAAAACTGCATGTCGAATTTACTCAggttatctttgtgtaatattacatttataaaaataattatatacatttttaaaatacaaaaaatgaaagggagaaaatactttttcacagtacagtatgctgGAAGTGATGCtgtcttttcattattttaaatgccCTGTTTCTCAGCACTATTTTAAATTTCTCATCCTTTAATGGTGTCCTCTTTATTCTCTTTATGCCCTTTCCTCTAAGTCAGCAgctgtcttctgtcttctgtaGTAAGTGATGAAGTTATATATTGATCTATTTTGCACAAAAGTGAAAGTACAAGTTCCTTCCAAGTTCCTAAAATAttcacagtttcattttcaggcaACCTGGATTGATGTTGATTTTACCAGCACTTGTGGTCCACTGGAGGGCGTTTCAGTAGCCTGCGAGCTCATTCAGAGTCAGTGTGGATTGGATTTAATGTTGCTCCAGCAGTTGTGCTTACAAAAAAGCTTACAGTCAAACAGTTAcacactgaagcagcagctATTGCTGATTGGACAGGAAGGAGTTCTGTCTTCAGTTGTATTATTAGCActgggagtgaggctgctgaatGTGCAGAGTTAGGTAACTTGTTCCATCACTGTGggaccactgagctgaagagctATGCTTGACTATTTTCACTGTGTAAAACCATTGTTGAATGTGTTTGACCTTTAAAGCGGTACCTGTGCAAGAGACTTGGACGCTACTATGATTAATAGAACCATGTGGGCTTGGGAGTATTTTGGAAAACTTCTGTTACACTCAATCTATCGCTGCATCCAGAAATGTAACCTGAAACTTTATTatgcaaagaggaagaagagttCTCTGGGCTCTTGGAAATGGGGTTGACAGGTTCTAGCAAATGTTAAAAGAAAGACTCTCTTACTGCACCAAGTGAACACAAGCTTTAGACCCATGTATACTGTCAAATTTAATGAAAAGTGGTGGTGTGGTGGTATCTATGACTATTAATTACTGACCCAAAACCAAATATAAACCCTACAAAAAACCCAGCTTAATTCAGTCGCTTTGTGATACaataataatgtcaaatatAAAGTATGTTTCAGAAAGGAGATATAAAAGACCTGAAGAAAGGGTTCTTGAGATCCAGGATGTTTCCAGATTTAAAGCCAGATTGGTCGACTGTGGCTGTGATGTGGATGTCATAGCTCTGCCTGAAATGGGAAGAGGACACAGTAAAGAAATAGAGAGGTGACTTCTACACTGTTACTAGTCATGTTCCAGAAGTGTTATGTTCGGAGACACATATTTTAAGCTCAGGGCTCCAGGTGTTAGCTCAGGTTTACCTGCTATTCACAGTCAGCAAAACAGTCCCCGACAGAGTGTGTCCCATGTTGGCAAAGAGCGGTGTTTGAAGCAGACACCTGACTTGATACCAGCGGGTTAGAGGCTCAGTGGGAGCTGTAGAGAACCACACTGTTGATCTAGAGGGTAATAAGGGGTGGGGGTGCAGGCGAATTACAAAAGGCTCGACAAGTGTAGTTTTACTGGCATTTTCTTTCAGCAGCCTTAGCACCTCTCGAGCGTTTGGATTTAGTAACTGGTCTTTTGTTGGTTGTATtaaagatatattttaaaagtcaaataacTGGATATACACCGATCAGCCACAACACTGAAACCACTGAGGTGAAAAGGTTAACACCAAATACAAATGCACCTGCCAAGTGCAGATATATTAGTTCTTAAAGTTGATGTTGCTGTAGCTGTAAGTAGGAGGGCAGCTGTGCCTCAGGAGATGGCACCAGAATGCACTTTGAGAGTCTTACCCATTAAGTGCCTTGATGTGTTAGAGCTGTTGTGACAGCAGAGGAAGGACTACACTAACATTTGGcaggtgtttttaatgttgctgctgaTCGATGTATACAGACAATGCAGATAACATGATTTCCCTCAACAACCTCTTACTTAGATCCCTGGTAAGCCACATCGAACCAGAAGGCCAGTCCGTGTACCAGACCAGACTGAAGCAGAGGAAATACAAAGGGAATTTCCATTctggaagaaacacaaagacagtcaCACGAATGTTTTCCTTGATTCAGACCATCTCACTTCTCCACCACTGAACTGTGTCGTCTTTACTACAAATAGTATGAAAACAAGAAGTTCATGTTTGTAGTGGTTTAACTAAAGTGCTGAGGAAAGAGATCTCGAGCTTCTTTCATGACCTCTGAACCTGAAATGATCAAGCATGTAGCCTTGGTAATTAGCTGTGCCAACCTTTTCACATCCTCCTCTTTAGCCTCCATGAAGTTGATGCAGTGCTTGACAGACCTGGCCATCAGGATCTGTGCATCAAATGtgtcctgaaaaacaaaagggcGTTTAGAAAAGACCACTTACTGTGACAGTATGGATACCTTTggttttataatatatatttatgacaAGTTACTCGTATTACTGCAAAGCCAATGGTTTAACATACAGGATGGAGTTTGTTACACCTTACCACTATGGGCTGCTTGAAAAACTCATCTACAGCAGAACTGTAAAGAGCACTCAGGTTAATGCCATAGAAGTTTCTCTGTTGCCTGAAAAAGGAAACATTCTCATTGTTTTGCTGCTattgtgtttcctgttgatGATTTTACATGTATATTGGGCACAGTTATAACTGATTTGTAGCAGTTAATGGTCTGAACTCctctgattttagtttttaattgaaCGTCTACATTAGTCTTTCAAATGCTGTCACTGCTGAAGTTGTTTGTAGTTTACCTTTAAGCCTCAAGGCTAACCGAACCTGACCTGCTGGAGCAgtgaaggacacacacacacatacagacagattGAACCATTCAGAGAAACCTGCATTCACACTACGTACGACCGGTAGATTTTTATTGCTTGATTGCACCTCTTTATTCAGCAGCAAGTGAGGCGCAAGACAAAAGGTTAAAAACAGTAAAGCAAAGGTATTTCACAGTATCTTAGTATTAGTAGCACAGGTCTTATCACACTGTAGAGGTTCCTATCAGTTCAATTCTAGTCTGTATGAGTCAGGACTAAACTGCTCCCAACAGGAAACATGCTTGACTGAGGTCAAGCATGGAGAAtgtgggtgtgtgagagagaacaggagccagtgtgtttgtgtcctcatgcatggatttgtgtgtgtgtgtgtgtgtgtgtgtgtgtgtgtgtgtgtgtgtgtgtgtgtgtgtgtgtgtgtgtgtgtgtgtttgtgtgtatttaaccAGAAATTGGCTCGTGCATAGTGTTCAAAGTAGAGCTGCTCATCACTGAATGGAGCCAGATGAATATCAGCCCAGGAGGGAAACATCAGACCTGcacaaagagagagtgagagtgagagaaagagagagagtaactgtaaataaacaagacaataacaataaccaggtgacacaaacaaattataatccaagagaaaaacaaaaatatagcAGCATGAAATATAGTAGAAGGATGATAAACAGCATATAGAAAgcatctttcactttctctaATTTAAAAGCATAATGCTGAAACtgagattttatatttaattaacacTATGAAAACTTATTTTCATGGTTTAGTCTGTCGCCCGACTGCTCCTGTTTCTTGCCTGGACTGACTTCTTTTAGTCACAGTTTTTCCAGATTGCAGCAAATTATCATTATTAGAACATTAATATTAGCAGAAATACCTACTAAATAAACAATGATAACTATATTTTAATAAACCAGAATCCTTTAACACTAACATTCATCTCACCTACCATTGGGTTTGAGCCATTTCCTGGCGTACAAGAAGTTCTCCATGAGTCTCACATTTAGCAGCATGTAACCTATTGGCTCAGAAACAATAACGTCCACCATGTCAGGACAGCTGACCTCCTTCATCTCCCCCTTCCAGGACCCTAATGCGCTCAGACAGACTGTTACCCTGGACCAGGATCTGCATGAGCATGACAAGACGGGCAGAAGTAAATCAACTCTAAAccatgaaatgaaattaaaagagAACCTTTTGCTTTTACCTTGTTTCAAtggttattaaaaaacaaatactgtgtgtgtttccaggtgatTAAGATTTTGGTATTTCCATTAATACTCATGTGGTTCTGATATGCTGGCACCTAAATATACCAATTCATAATACCAACTTATGACCTATCTATTACTTtcataaccttttttttttttaaataattacccaattgtattgttattatcaAACCATTACAGTacatcttattattattacctaaTTATTACCTTAGCATTACCCTACTTATTACCATTCTGTCAATTTAACATTACTCAACTTTGACCTTATTTCTAAAATATTACCCCAATATTATCCTATTATTACTGAGCTTTAAACTACAGTGCTACcagaaattttaaaaataaggaCGGGGGCACTGTGTCTTTATCCTGTCTTATTGCTGTGGCCAGTGGTTTGCCTTAGCTCTGGATGACACTGCATTTTGAGAAGGAGGCAACTCGTCTAAGTGCGAAGAGAAATAACAATATAATCTCcagcaataacaataatatatataatatatatatgtatgtaatataTATGCCATTCATTCATACACTCGTAGGACAGATATCGGTCCAGCCTCTGTCCTGCATGTATCGGCATCTCCCTGCAGCCCCTATTATACTGAACTGTGGGCCAGATGTTGCTTCAACCCATTAACTCCCCAGAATGCCACGCTCTGCATTTGATGTATGTGCTCTACATGTGTGCTACCTAGTGCATTTCTGTGGTTTCTCCTGAGGCTTTAGCAAAGccaaaacacacataacactATTCCCCATCCTCTGCATGTGAGGTAACAGTGAGGAGATTCAGATCTTGCTCGCAGCATAATTACAGACAAAAACGGTTTAAACTCTGCATGCACAGGATAGGCTAGCTTTAAAACTTGTGAACTCACAAGCAGATAAGCTGAATGTACTAACTTGTGCATACTTGGCCACGGGACTGGACTCAACAGCATACACTCTAGTGGCTCCTGCCTGGACCgcaaagaaagacagaatacCAGAACCACAGCACACATCTAGAACCACCTacggagaaagaaagaggaagatcAGGTCACCTCAACCtaaactttttaaatacattcaaatgTCTGCACTACTAGATAATAATGTAAgaataatatcaaaataaaatcctaaTGCCGCACAACTGGACATCAGAATCAAGATTAAATTTACAGACACAATGAAGGAGTATTATACAGGATATCATCTAAAGAAGCTTGTGTGCTGTTACCTTGTCTCTGAAGTCACTCTCGTTGACTAAAATGGCTCTCTGATAGGTGGCGGTTCTTAGGTAGTCCTGAAGCAGGCTCTGCTGCTCAGACAGACAGCTGTGGAACTACAAGCCACAACAATGAAATACTTGGACGTCTTCAGTATTATCGTTGTGTTTCTAATCTTTTGGAAACAACTTAAATTACTGAGTGTCTTACCTGGTAGCCCTGTCTGGGAGAGTTTTCAGTCATTGTTTCAAATATATTGGAGAGTTTCCAAGGTGTTTGGCTCTGTGGATCCTCACTTCCCCTCTTATCCTTAACAATCTCTACACCATTATCTTTCCTCAACAAGTGCTGGAAGTTCTTCATATCTGAAGGACCAGAGGGGACAGATTGCATGTGTGATGCCCTGAAACAGTTACCAGTGCCCATAATGAATAGAAGGCCTGATCCCATCTGCTGTACAAACCATTCGGAGTCTTGAAATGTAGAAGAAGACTCAGCTTGCCGACGGAGACTAGTAACGATTGACCACCAACCTGGCAGGAGTCCATGTCTTTGGAAACAGTATACTGGAAGATGGTTGCTCTGTTACCTAAGAAGAACAATGTTTGCACAACACTTAGAGTCAGCTACTTGTACACCACAAGTATGAAACTGTAAGTAGCACATTACCATGAATTTGACAGTACATTCATGCTCCAAAGAGgatgtaatgtatttttatttcagtcaatAGATTGAGAGCCCCAaccaacctttttttttgtatgtgtgtacaccCCCAGTGTACAGTAATAACAGTCCAGTACCTATTTAAAATAAGTTTATGCCTAGTAAACCATCAATTTGAGTTTATAATTGGCTTGTGAGAAGGACGTGTTGCAAACGTTCAGAATTGAGGCAGAAATTGATATGATCTGGGGATGTTTTTTCGGTAGAATAACGGGCAATCTGCATCGTGTGCAGGGCATCCTCAATCAGCCAGGTTAATCACATCagtcttttgtttaaaaaatacaattatcttttaaaacttgagtgttgtgtttgctcaggttgCCTACCAATAGTTGAAATCAGTATCTTGCTGTTGACAGTATTAGTTCATTGCCATTAATAGTAGTTTATAGTATAACATACTAGgactctaaaaataaataaatacttaaaagtATTTAAGTGCAATGTATTTTGATCATAAAGCTGTTATAAccacaattattttaaaacaaactatatTTGTATAGTTTGTAGtagtatttatgtatttatttttacatttacaaaataaggAATGAGATCAAACTAAGATTACATCATAAATAAAGTTATTGATGATCAAAGTAGTAGTATtagagtgtgtgcttgtgtgtgcttgtgtgtttgtgtgtgtgtgtgcatgctccTTGAGTATTCACCATCctgcactgacagctgctgagcCTCCAGCCCTGTGGTGAGGAACAGGGTGAGCTCCTGTTCTGCTCTCCATCTGCACACAGTGGCATGCTGTTCCCTGCTCAACTCCTCCTGGACCTGCACCTCCTACAAAAGACAAGCAGTCAATAATGTTTTCAATCATCACACTTTTAACGACTTAACCTTGAAACGGTATAATCACTAAAAGCCATTTAGTTTGATAAAAATGAATACACAGTTGGTGTTAACGGTGATGGATGGCCATTCATTTTGTAATGTGTAGTACCACATTTATTATTAGatataaaataagattttataGAAAAACTAGTTACTTGCTCTCTTGTACTGCAAAGAACTCGTGTGGACAAGTTAGTATGAATGATTTGTTTACAAAGTGCAGGACACTTGTCTTATTCCATGTGCATTACATAACTTAACacaaaagtcaccaccttgatttaactaataggtaagagcctcctattggataattTCTGCATGAATGATTATGGTTCAGgtgccaacaagttatttaaaccTAAGTGATGCAGTGAGTTGCTGGTTTCTTAAGcaaccatgtcggaagacacatcctgtggtggTGGAAAAGGGGcagaagagaggtgggtgaagtgtacaagcctgtgggggcagtgctatgatctggggttgctgcagttggtcaggtctgggttcagcaacgttatgtgtccaaagaacgaggtcagctgactacctgaatatactgaatgaccaggttattccatcactggatttttttctttcttgatgACATGGGCGTATTTCAAGATGaaaatgccaggattcatcaaaTTGTGAAAGATTGGTTCAGGGAGgattggtcaccacagagtccagaccttaaccccactgagaataattaggatgtgctggagaaggaCTTCGTGCAGCAGTCCGATCTGggttaaaaatgaatgtaactctagacgagaataaatgttgacattgcagaagcttatcgaatTGTCCAaataaatattagagtgtgtgactttttttttggacgggcagtgtattttcaTAGCGGTCAATCTTATGCATAAATTAACCTGGGCACACTCTGAAATAGGAGATAAAGCCAAATAGATTAGATATACAGTAGATTATTTATAAAGCAATTAAATGATCAGGAGGGAGATTCATAAAATTCACACCATCTCAGGTCAGCTGATTACAGAAACTAAACAGAACAATGACAGATTCTTGGAGTATCAGATCCCGATCAACAGCTACTGGATGGAGATATGGAAAGAGAACTGTTACATTAAAGAGACTTATAGTATGAAACATTAATGCCATCATTTTAGCATATGACCATTCATGAGGCTGCAGATTCTTGATCTAGGGTTGGGGTTACATAGTTACATAGTAACTTTACATAGTATAAAAGTATGGAGACAGTTCCCCCCCTGTAGCCACCATCTACTTGTTGAAATTTCTACCTCTAGTTTTTGAATCACGTCAATGCAGCAATGACagcttgtttttattaatcacaTGCAACACTAAACATAATAATAGTGTTTAGTTCAATTATGTGTGTGCTAATTTACTTATTTCAACCAAAGAACAGATATCTTCACCCACTGTTAATTACAGAAACAGATTTCTTAACTGAGACAAGTAGAGAAGGGAGCAAATGCAGTGTTGACACGTCAACAGTGGGAAGTTTGGTCAGGGGTGTACTCTGACGTGCAGATGCATCATACGTCGTAGATACGTACATTCTCtgataatattatatataatatatataccaATGTTTTGTTTAAGATTTCTCCTGCAGAAATCTAATAAGAATAGTGAAAATACATCACGACCAAACAACAGCGTTCCATGTCAACCAGACATTGgagaaatattgtattttttcccAGGTGGAAAATAGTCACACTGATTTAGTGCACGCAAAAACGCATTACACCCTGTGTtagtgttattttgtgtttacttGTTTGGGCATTGACTAGATGACAATGCATTAGAACTGATTCATATTCATCTCTGACAGTGTAATACAGCATAAATGAcaaggacagtgtgtgtgtaagtgagtgTAGCAGTGTCCACCGTTACCTCtcgtgtctctgtgtgctcGTCAATCCTCACTGCCTCCTGCAGAGTGAAGACCTTGACAGAGAA is part of the Anabas testudineus chromosome 2, fAnaTes1.2, whole genome shotgun sequence genome and harbors:
- the cnot9 gene encoding CCR4-NOT transcription complex subunit 9, with protein sequence MLATGAAVTSALAQVDREKVYQWINELSSPETRENALLELSKKRESVQDLAPMLWHSCGTIAALLQEIVNIYPSINPPTLTAHQSNRVCNALALLQCVASHPETRSAFLAAHIPLFLYPFLHTVSKTRPFEYLRLTSLGVIGALVKTDEQEVINFLLTTEIIPLCLRIMESGSELSKTVATFILQKILLDDTGLAYICQTYERFSHVAMILGKMVLQLSKEPSARLLKHVVRCYLRLSDNSRAREALRQCLPDQLKDTTFAQVLKDDATTKRWLTQLVKNLQEGQVTDPRGIPLPSQ